A window of Aurantibacillus circumpalustris genomic DNA:
CTAACTTTTATTTGTCTGGAAACTGTATGCGAACATCCTGTAAGTGTATTCATTGCAATAGCTGAATACCTTGTAGTAACCGTTGGTGTTGAGCTTATAGAACTTGTTGTAGAGCCGGTGTTCCATGAAAAAGTATGTGAAGTTCCTGTTATTGTAGCTGATTGAGTAACGGAAGCCCCCATACAAACAAGTGTGTTACCTGTTAAAGAAAGTGTTGGTGAAGGTGTAACAATTACTTGCTGCACTGCTGAGTTTGGGCAACCATAAACATTGTAACCGGTAACCGTATAACTTTGCGTGGTGTTAGGATATGCTGGCACGTTATCAACAACACTACCTGTCCAGCTATAAGTAGCAGCTCCGTAGCCTTTTAAATTTATTGGTGAGTTCTGGCAAATATTAATAGGTGCTGAAGGCTTAATTTGATATCTGATTACCAAATATGCATTACTGATAAACCCCTGCCAACCACTCCAACCAACAAAATACATTTTAAATGTGTTTGTTCCTCCGTATACATAAGTTGGAAAAGGTGCCGTTGTACTTACAGTATGAGAAGCAATGCTATGATACAAAATCGGAACACCTATTGTTTGATCGGCAACTTGTAGGTTGGCTCCAGCTCCACTCCCACCCCAGCCTTGATCTACCAAATCACAGGTCAGATCCATCCCAACAATAATCCCTCCTGTTGGCACAGGATCAGCAAAATTGTGAACCCAGGCATACCAGTCACTATTTGGAGTTGCGCCATTAGGAATGGCAATCCCAACCGTATAAACAGCTCCGGTTGTTACCACAGGATAAATACTATTAGACGTCACTACTATTGGCGTTCTTGCCAAACTCGCACCACAAGTATTTGTTGCTGAGGCATAATAGGTGTAACTGTTAGTAACCGCAGTGCCGCTAGATAGGGCACCTGTCACATAAGTTGTCCCAGTTCCTAATACGGTTGTACTGGTAGATGTAGAATACCAGGAAATTGGATTGGTATTACTAATTGCGCTTAAAGTGGCTGAGCTACCCGTGCAGGCATTTTGACCAGAAAAAACAGAGGTATTTATTGGCGCTCCGGCCACACAAGGATTCATTTTCCATAATTCATTCAAATAGCTAAAATTTGCATTTATATCGTAGCCAACACCACCAAAGAGCCAGAAGTTTCCTGAATTGTCTTTCCAACTCATACGTGAATATCCTGACCCAGGATCATTAGAAGTAGCTGTAACGCTTGCTGTGCCGTAGTTACCAGCTATTTCATATAATGAGCCTCTTACATAGGCCCATTCATTTGTGGTGCAATTATATTTCCATGTATCATTTAGTTGCTGCGGGCCACCAAAAGACATGCCTGAACCGCCATGCACATACATATTATCATTTGCATCTGACCAAAGAGAAGAAAGGTGCCTTCCTCCAGGGGAGGCAGTTAAAGAAGGTACACTTTGAGTTCCAGCTAAAGTTGTTGCATCTTGAGTGTTTGAGCCATTCATCCAAGTCCATTGGCTGGTAGAAACATTGAATTTCCATACATCGTTTAAATAACCGATTGAAGAAGATGCGTACCCATAACCTGAATACAACCATAAATTACCACTATTATCTTTCCACGATTTCGCTCCATATCTTGTTCCAGGCGTGTTTGAGCTATTAGCAATTCCTTTGGTTCCATAGGTTCCAATTTGCGCTGTATTATTTGAACCCTTAACCCATGTCCATGTATTTCCAACAGGATCATATTTCCATAAATCATTTAAACCATCTGGCCCGCTGGAGCTTCCGAGACCATACCCACTAAAAAGCCATAAATTACCACTATTATCTTTCCAACCAGTACTTATTCTCCTTGCTCCTGGCGTGTTTGTTACAGAAGCTACTGCGATGGTACCATAAGATCCATATTGATTGATTGTACTGCTTCCACTTACCCATGTCCATTGATTTGAAGCAATATTATATTTCCACAAATCATTTAAATTGTCAACTGACCCAAGCGCGTCATTTCCATAACCTCCAAACAACCATAAATTTCCACTATTATCAGTCCAAGTTACAGAATGGTACCTACTTCCGGGCATATTAAGTGCCGAAGAAACACCTTTAACGCCATAAATACCATTTTGATTGATTGCATTTAAACCATGCATCCATGTCCAGTTATGTGTTGTAGGATCAAATTTCCAGAGATCATTTAACCTACCATTTGCAGCAGATGACATGCCATTTCCTCCAAGGAGCCATAAATTACCGCTATTGTCGGTCCAAGTTGCACCTGACTCTCTGGCACCCGGTATATTGGAAACTGCCGGAGTACCCAGGATCCCATAAACTCCAAAGGCACCGTATGTGTTGGAACCTTTAATCCATGTCCACTCTTGAGCTGAACTACTTAAAGAACAGATGAGCATCACAGATAGAATTATTGCCTTGTTAATATGTCTGTTTTTATTCATTTTAAAAAATTGTATAAGATAGTAGTACAAGAACTGAGTACACAAAAATATACGTAAATATAGAAAAAATAGCTTTAAAATATACACCCATTATTAGCTGTATTAAAGTGATGCTAATTGATTTAGCAAGATGACTCTTTAACAATTAATGTGCAGTAATGAAGTAAAGGAAACGCTGTAAGCACTAGGTTATTAACCTCTTATTATCTCTTTTATATCCGCAATGATTTTTTTCGCAAGACTGTCTGCCGTTGATTCGGTTTGACTTTCGCTATAAATTCTAATAATAGGTTCGGTATTACTTTTTCTTAAATGAACCCATTCTTTGTTGAATTCTATTTTCACACCATCGATGGTATTTACAGGTTGGTTTTTATATTTTTCTTTGATAGCGATTAATACCTTATCCACATCAATTTGCGGAGTTAATTCAATTTTATTTTTTGAAATAAAATAATTTGGATAAGTACTGCGAAGCATGGAGACCGATTTTCCGAATTTAGCAAGATGAGTAAGAAAAATAGCAATTCCAACAAGCGCATCTCGACCATAGTGTAACTCAGGCAAAATAATTCCGCCATTACCTTCACCACCAATTACGGCATTGGTTTCCTTCATTTTTGTAACCACGTTTACCTCACCAACAGCCGATGCTGCATAACTTCCATTGCTAGCTTCCGTCACATCTCTTAACGCACGGGTGCTAGAAAGATTGCTAACTGTATTTCCTTTTTTTAGCTTTAAAACATAATCAGCCACAGCCACCAAAGTATATTCTTCTCCAAACATTTCACCGTCTTCACAAACAAAAGCTAAACGATCAACATCAGGATCAACACTAATTCCGAGATGCGCTTTTTGTTTTTTAACCGTGTTACTAAGATCGGTTAAATGTTCTGGTAACGGTTCTGGGTTATGTGCAAAATCCCCAGTAGGTTCACCATGTATTATATGAACCTTCTTAACTCCAAGTTTGGCCAATAAAGCCGGTACTGCAATACTTCCACTAGAATTAATTGCATCTAAAACAATTGAAAAATTTGCGTTTTCAATAGCCTTTATATCAACGTAAGGAAGATTGAGTATTTTTTGAATATGCGTTTCCAGAAAATCAGTATTCACGGAACACTTACCTAATTCAGTAACCTCTGCATAATTAAACGCAGATGTTTCAGCCAGTTTTAAAATCTCTTGTCCGACTTCTTCACTTATAAATTCACCTTTTTCATTTAAAAGTTTAAGTGCATTCCATTGTTTTGGATTATGGCTTGCTGTTAAAATAATACCACCTTGAGCTTTAAGTTCGGTTACTGCCATTTCAACCGTTGGTGTGGTACTCAATTCAAGATCAATAACATTGATTCCCAATCCAATAAGCGTTCCACTAACAATACTGGTTACCATTTGCCCGCTAATACGTGCATCGCGACCAATAATTACAGTTGGATTTTTTGATCCACTGTTTTTTAAAATCAAGGTTCCGTATGCAGAAGCATACTTCACAATATCTAACGGTGTTAAACCATTATCGGGTTTACCACCAATAGTTCCTCTAATTCCTGATATACTTTTAATTAAAGTCAAAATATAATTTTTAAGGGTTCAAATATAGAAAAACAAAAGTAAAAATCTCTTCCTATTTTATAACAAAATCTTCTTTGAAATCTTCTTGATATTAAGAATTTGATACCTTTGAAAAACGAATCAAACAAAATAATTAAGATAAAGGCCTGAAATGCGCGTTAAATCAATTTTATTACTTTTCTGTTTAATTTTTTCTCAAGAATTATTTTGCATAAATAAAATTAACTCAAGTTCCTTTATCGTTTTAGAAAACAAGTTATCACTTTCAAAAGATTTGAATTTTGACGCGTTGGATTCCTATTTTACTGAAATAATGGATTTAAATAAGAATCGTCCGACTCCTGTTCTCCGATTTTTTCACTTTAAACATAATAAAAACAAAAAATTAACAGCAGCAGCTCTAGCCTTTCCACTTCCTTTTGGCATTGTTGGCCTTCATCGTATTTATCTTGGAACTGCTCCTTATGTGCCGGTTGTTTACATTGCTAGTTTTGGAGGTGTTCTGGGTTTACTTCCCTTGATTGATTTTTGTTTTATTCTTTTGGAAAAGGATACGGAAAAATTCGTTGACAATAAAAAAGTTTTTATGTGGGTAAACTAAACCCATCCTCTTATGTGTGGAATTGCAGGAATAATTTTAAAACAAATTGAAGATACGCACCTTCCTGAAAAGATTGTTTCCATGAGTAAAATAATTCTTCACCGTGGTCCAGATGGCGAAGGCTTTATTCTTGCAACAGAAAATAATGTTACCCCTTACTCCAATACCGTTCAAACATTTTCACGTACGGATTTAAATTATGTTCCAAAAAAAGAAATTCCAAAAGAGTCGCCCGATACTTTTCTAGCTTTTGCACATCGGAGACTTTCAATAATAGACCTCAGCGATAGCGGACACCAGCCCATGTGTAACAGTAATTCTAAAAACTGGATTACTTATAACGGCGAAATATACAACTACCTTGAATTAAGAGAAGAATTAAAACAACTTGGACATTCCTTTATTTCTGAAAGCGACACTGAAGTTGTGTTAGCTGCATACCAAGAATGGGGATTTGATTGCGTGAAACGTTTCAATGGCATGTGGGCTTTTTGTATTTATGATACTGAGAAAAAAATATGTTTTGCATCCCGCGATCGTTTAGGAGTTAAACCTTTTTATTATGTAAACAATAAACAGGTCTTCTCTTTTGCAAGTGAGCAAAAAGCGTTTATTAAATCTGGGTTAGTTCCTTTTAAAATTAATAGAAAGGCTCTACATGAATATCTCGTCAATGATCTTTTGGAAAGTGAACCCGCTAATTTTTTTGAAGGTGTTTTTGAATTATCACCGGGAACTAATCTAGTTTATGACCTTAACACTAGATCACTAAAAACCTATAGTTACTATCACCTAAAGGATCATGTTAATCTAAAAAATGATTCTCTGAATGAAAACGAGCTCATTGAAAAAATAAAAACAACTTTTGAAAACTCTGTCAAGCTTCGTTTACGGAGTGATGTAGAAGTAGGAACCTGTTTAAGCGGAGGTATTGATAGCAGTGCGCTTGCAGTAACGATGGCTGAAATCACTAAACAACCTATACACTGTTTTACTTCTGTTTTTCGTTCTGAAACTTTTAACGAAGAACACTTCGCTGACCTGGTTGCAAAACGAATTCATGCTAAACATCATAAAATTGAACCGACTTTAGAAAGTTTCGAAAAAGAAGTAGACGCTCTAATTTATTCGCAAGATGTGCCAATATGGAGTACAAGTAC
This region includes:
- the glmM gene encoding phosphoglucosamine mutase is translated as MTLIKSISGIRGTIGGKPDNGLTPLDIVKYASAYGTLILKNSGSKNPTVIIGRDARISGQMVTSIVSGTLIGLGINVIDLELSTTPTVEMAVTELKAQGGIILTASHNPKQWNALKLLNEKGEFISEEVGQEILKLAETSAFNYAEVTELGKCSVNTDFLETHIQKILNLPYVDIKAIENANFSIVLDAINSSGSIAVPALLAKLGVKKVHIIHGEPTGDFAHNPEPLPEHLTDLSNTVKKQKAHLGISVDPDVDRLAFVCEDGEMFGEEYTLVAVADYVLKLKKGNTVSNLSSTRALRDVTEASNGSYAASAVGEVNVVTKMKETNAVIGGEGNGGIILPELHYGRDALVGIAIFLTHLAKFGKSVSMLRSTYPNYFISKNKIELTPQIDVDKVLIAIKEKYKNQPVNTIDGVKIEFNKEWVHLRKSNTEPIIRIYSESQTESTADSLAKKIIADIKEIIRG
- the asnB gene encoding asparagine synthase (glutamine-hydrolyzing) translates to MCGIAGIILKQIEDTHLPEKIVSMSKIILHRGPDGEGFILATENNVTPYSNTVQTFSRTDLNYVPKKEIPKESPDTFLAFAHRRLSIIDLSDSGHQPMCNSNSKNWITYNGEIYNYLELREELKQLGHSFISESDTEVVLAAYQEWGFDCVKRFNGMWAFCIYDTEKKICFASRDRLGVKPFYYVNNKQVFSFASEQKAFIKSGLVPFKINRKALHEYLVNDLLESEPANFFEGVFELSPGTNLVYDLNTRSLKTYSYYHLKDHVNLKNDSLNENELIEKIKTTFENSVKLRLRSDVEVGTCLSGGIDSSALAVTMAEITKQPIHCFTSVFRSETFNEEHFADLVAKRIHAKHHKIEPTLESFEKEVDALIYSQDVPIWSTSTYAQYKVMELAKQNKIKVVLDGQGADELFGGYHHHFTAKWNNLFHRNNYFKAVRDIQSSNKTIPGSFVFYAKERLKHSYHFNKSQLPLFFTPEFLASSEVKNSYVYFNDVNEQLMSDIYQTRLKSFLKCEDRCGMWHSVESRTPFSDDIELINLLFSFNGNKKIQNGVSKYLLREAVKNKLPEEIYTRYDKKGFETPMEKWMFALQPAMLKEIKAAQFDFVNYASLKKCDITKPFHYKMLFKLYVLSKWVKAFN
- a CDS encoding NINE protein, with amino-acid sequence MRVKSILLLFCLIFSQELFCINKINSSSFIVLENKLSLSKDLNFDALDSYFTEIMDLNKNRPTPVLRFFHFKHNKNKKLTAAALAFPLPFGIVGLHRIYLGTAPYVPVVYIASFGGVLGLLPLIDFCFILLEKDTEKFVDNKKVFMWVN